One Sulfitobacter sp. M39 genomic window, TGGCCTGTCGTTCGTCGTCACCATCTTCCCCGCGCGCCGTGCCGCGCGCATGAACCCAGTCGAGGCGCTGCGCTATGAATGATCCTGTTTTGCGGCTCTCGGGGATTGGCAAATCCTACAACCCCGGCCAACCGAACGAAGTCAAGGTGCTGCGCGGCATCGACCTGACCGTCGCCGCCGGAGAGGTCGTCGCACTGGTCGCTCCCTCTGGCGCGGGCAAGTCAACGCTGCTGCATATCGCGGGTCTGCTGGACACGCCCGACACCGGCACGGTCGAGATTGGCGGCACCGATATGACAGGGCAGTCCGATCGCAAACGCACCGGCGTGCGGCGGCGCGATGTGGGTTTTATCTACCAGTTCCACCACCTGCTGCCTGAATTTTCCGCGCTGGAAAACATCGTGTTGCCGCAGCTTGCAAACGGTGTCTCGCAGTCCGAGGCGCAGACCCGCGCGCTGTCCCTGTTGGACGAGGTCGGCATCAGTCACCGCGCCGACCACCGCCCTGCGGCGCTGTCGGGCGGCGAACAGCAACGGGTCGCTTTCTGTCGTGCGCTGGCCAATGCGCCGCGGCTGCTGCTGGCGGATGAGCCCACAGGCAACCTTGATCCGACCACCTCGGATCAGGTCTTTGCCGCGCTGATGACGCTGGTGCGGGGCACGGGGCTGTCGGCGGTAATCGCGACCCATAACCTTGAACTTGCCGCGCGGATGGACCGCCAGATCCGGCTTGAAGCAGGGCAGCTCGTCGCGCTTTGAGGCGGCTGCCTTAATTTATCCTTACCCAGACCCAACTGGTGCCACGAGCAGGGGGCAAACTGTGTCAAAACAGGATGCTGCCATGTCACCTTTGCTCATCATGCTCTTTGCCGCTTTCGGCCCTATGCTGGCCGTGTTTGACCCGTTTGGCGATGATACGGAGGATGAGCCCGAGGATGAAGAAATCCCCATCGGCATGCCCGATATGGGGACGACCACGGGCGCAGGCATGGACGATGCGCTGACCCCCGACCCGGCAGAGCCTGAATCCGACGCGCCAACCGACACGCCAACAGATGCGGCGACCGAGGAGGATTCCACGGTGGAAAATATCGACGACACCGAGGAAACCCCCGAGGTTGAGGCACAGTCGCAAACCGGCACGGCGGGGGATGATACATTACAAGGCACCGACGGGCGCGACATCCTGTTTGGTGGGCAGGGCAATGACACGCTTTCGGGCGGGGTCAACGCCCAAGACGGCAATGACGACGGGGTCGCGGACGAGCTGATTGGCGAAGATGGCGACGACAGCCTGCGATTGGGGGCGAGTGACACCGGCATCGGGGGCACGGGCGCGGACAGTTTCACCGCGATCTACGGTGCGACAGGCGGGATCACGGTCACCGATTATGACGTCGGCACAGATGCGCTGATTGTCGAAACCGACGATGAAAACGCCGCTGTCACCGATCAGACCGTCTCGGATGGAGAGTTGACGGTCACGCTCAGCACAGGGCTCACCATCACCCTGCCTGGGGTCGAAAACCCCTTGGCGGATGACGAAATCCTCTTTGTGCTGACCAACCCGCTACAAGACGAGGCCTGATCCGCCTCAGGCTTGCTGGGTTAACCAGACACCGGCACACATCAAGGCAATGCCAGCGGCCCGCGCGGCCCCCAAGGGCGAGACCTGCGCGCCGAACAGCCCGAAATGGTCAATCGCCGCGGCGCTGAAAAGCTGGCCCACCAGAACAAAGAACACCGCGTTGCCGACGCCGAAATGCGGC contains:
- a CDS encoding ABC transporter ATP-binding protein translates to MNDPVLRLSGIGKSYNPGQPNEVKVLRGIDLTVAAGEVVALVAPSGAGKSTLLHIAGLLDTPDTGTVEIGGTDMTGQSDRKRTGVRRRDVGFIYQFHHLLPEFSALENIVLPQLANGVSQSEAQTRALSLLDEVGISHRADHRPAALSGGEQQRVAFCRALANAPRLLLADEPTGNLDPTTSDQVFAALMTLVRGTGLSAVIATHNLELAARMDRQIRLEAGQLVAL
- a CDS encoding calcium-binding protein, producing MSPLLIMLFAAFGPMLAVFDPFGDDTEDEPEDEEIPIGMPDMGTTTGAGMDDALTPDPAEPESDAPTDTPTDAATEEDSTVENIDDTEETPEVEAQSQTGTAGDDTLQGTDGRDILFGGQGNDTLSGGVNAQDGNDDGVADELIGEDGDDSLRLGASDTGIGGTGADSFTAIYGATGGITVTDYDVGTDALIVETDDENAAVTDQTVSDGELTVTLSTGLTITLPGVENPLADDEILFVLTNPLQDEA